The genomic stretch CAACATTCGAATATTAGATTTGGGAACTGGCGTTTGGGTGCAGGGGCTTGATGTATGCAGCGAAATCAGCGACGACAGAATGAATTTCTGAGATCAACAGTTACCACATGTTCTATATTAGCCACTATAGTTTGTCATGTCATCTTCTCCAAACACTGCACGGTTGACAGATACAGAGCATCATCTCAAAGAAATGCATTGGAACAACAACATGCCCTTCCGAACCGGGCGAACGCGATTTTTAACCCATCTCTCATGACATCTTATAACGTCTTGGTATCAATCGCTTTTCGTCTTTCTTTACAAGGGGAAAAATCCAGAGTACCACCACCTATCCGAGCAACACCTCGCCGATCTATATCTTTCCTCATAAAACAAACTACGGGCTACATGCTACACGAATACGTATTCAATCACCCCTAATAATCTTTCCAACAAACTTGAGTTCCCACTCCTTCGGCTCCTCGCCTACAAAAAGCGCATTCGCTCGGTCATCCAGCATCTGTGCTGTCACAGCAATGCCATCGTACCACTCGCGTGCCTTGTCGTTGGTGTTCTCGCTCCATACTGCTAGCACGCCGTCTGGACTGCGGGGTGTGGGCTTCGGTGGTACACCACGCATCTTGAGTAGCATGTTAAGGATATCGCTGAACTTGTCGCCTTGCTGGGAGAATGATGAGGGGGATTTGTCGAGGGGCCAGCGGGGATTACGGGGGGATTGGTGGTTAATGATGTCGTCTGCTGCTGATGGAGAGGAATTAGATTGCAGGGCTGAGGCTAGATCGGCATCGAGGGATTGTTGTTGCTTAAAGGTGCCGTCGATAGTGTCGTTGGGGTTTTTGTCAAAGGGTAGTTCCCAGGATCGGAAGAGCCAGCACATACGCTCTACACAGGCGAGGAGCATGACTGCTACTAGGAAGGTCTCAAACGGGTTCGCTTGTTGGCGCTGGAGAAGACGACGCTCGAGGTCGTTCATGACGATGCGGGCAAGACATGCGGCGCGCTTCTCTGTCGCGCCCATGAGCTGCATGGTGATGAGATTGTAGGAGGCAGCATGCTCGAGTGATGTAATCGGTGTGCGGATGCCGTCCTCAATGTCTGCAGGCGCCAGTATAGCAGGAGCCATGGTGGGCGCAAGTGAGGGGTTGGAGAAGATGTGCCATTCAAAGTTACGAGATGTAAGTATGCGGGTGAGGTTCCAGAGCTCCAATGCCTTGGAAATGAGACCATCCTGACTTGATGATGCTATGCTCTTTGCGCTGTGTACCGTCGCTCTCATAAAGTCCGAGTCCTCGGTATCGGAGAAGTGGCCCCCCATCTTTTTGATATAATGGTCCAACTTGCCACTaacgtcgtcgtcgccgtctATTAGCTCCAGATCGGGCGATGATAGTCCAGCAAAAATGGCAGGATCTATGTCCGTGTTCTGAGCAGCCTGTGATTGCTGACATTTCAGGGGTATAAATGTAACAAAAGTCGCAGAATCAGGGAAATGGGAAGCCTCTATCCGTCCTGGAGTTTGATCGAGTCGTATTTGACCTTTCGCCTGGTTGGTTGCATGGAAGGCCAGAACACTATGGAGGCCTGCGGAGTATAGACCAAATTCCTCGGCGATTCGTGTACGGATACATGGCTGCTTCCATAAACGCGCACTCTCAACATTCTGGCAAGTATTGCAAGGATTCTCTCCGGAACATGGCTTCTTCAGCATGCGGCACCGAATACAGGCTCCTCGTTTTCGTACCTCCTGTACCTCTTTACGCCTAGTGTCGGTGAAGCGACCCCTAACCTTGGGCTTTGCAGGCTTCTGGTTCATGCTGAAATCAGTAGTGAAGTGAGTCTGATTGCCTGGGTTCATCGCTAGCGGTCGCGGATGGCCCATACCTTTGTGCATCTCAGTCGCCTGCATTTGCTCTTTGCCATGATCTTGCAACATGGGATCCAACGAATTGGGCTGTATATTTGGCCATTGCCCACGTCCTTGCGGGTGGAAGAACTTTCCATCTGATATACCATGCATACCATGTGAAAGGTTCATGTCTGACTCCATAGCCATGCCATTCGTTAGTGGCATCAAGTCGTTCGCCGCGGATGCTGCCATGACTAGCGATGGAACCATATGCGCCATAGAGTTGGAATTCGAGAGAGGCATGTGGCCCATGTGAGGCGAAGTGGAAGGAGAATGATGTAGTGACCCGTTGAATTGGTACATGGATGGCATGGTCGGCGCATTTGTCATGTCTAGACCGTGCGATAGGCCTCCCAAGTCAGAACCATCTGGCCTATCGTCTTGTATCAAGAACTCTTCTAATAGTCCCGCGTGGCTCGAATGGTGATTGTTATGGCTGTTGTTATTGTTGTGCATTTGCGATGGCTGCTTCTCTGCCATGCGCTTCCCACTCAGGTCCAGATGCTGTCGCGATACCTCTGCCAGTGTCTCTAAAGCAGAAAGCTGCTTCGACGGCGCAAATGGGAGGTTCATCTCCTGGCCATGTTGCATTTGACTCGTTCCAGATGCGTTTGCATTGTTCGTCTGCGTCATATTGTCGGGGAGGGGCAGTTCGTGCATTTGTAGCAACGCACGCTGGCGATCTTGAAGAGGTAAGGCGGGACATTTTTTGACGAGATGGTTGGTGAGACTATCAATGCGACCTTTGGGAAACTAGACGCTGTCAGCCATCACCTTTCACTCTCCTTTTTCTTTCATCATCAAAACTTGTAATTTGAACCCCCTTCATCGCAGAAAAAAAGCTGCCTGCAGTCTTGTAGCCAAAGTTCATGTGCTACTTCTGGATGTGTATAGTACAAAAATATCACATTAGTGCGCAAGGGCTTGATGTAGTTACTCACCTTTTCACCGCAAGATTTGCAGGTATGCTGGTAGCGATTGCTTGCATCCTCCAGCTTGGGTCCACGCTCGAAATATTCGAGAATCAGTTGGTTGGGCCTCCGACCCATGGTCAACTCAGGATTCGGGTACCTGGACCATGTCGTGGGTGGTGGAATGTTTTTGCAGACAGAATCAGGCGGTCAAGGCTCCGGCGGTGTGGAAATCCTTTTGTAGCCTATGGTTGGTGGAAAGAGTGTGCGGAGTGTCTGACGTCGGAGCGCGGTACTATTCCGGGCGTGCTTAGGCGCGTGAGATCACCTTGGCGTTAGGGTGCCACCCAAGCTAAAGCCATCCGAATGCGAACATCGATTCATCATGTCCCTCGATGGATTGCTATCTATTCGATACATGGTAGGAAGGCTTTCATAAAGATCTACCACTGCAACAAATGCTTTGAGAATGAAACGTTGATGGAAATCCGCATGCTGCACACTCCTTTTGGATGCCCAGGTATTCTCACCAAATCAGGCATAACCTTGTCGGGTAATCGTATGCTAACTGCGGGAATCCGTGGTTGTGGAGATAGTCAGTATATCCGCTAATGTAGTCTTGGGGTCTTCATAAACATCGGCTTCGAGGAAGTCCCTTGCGATTTGCTCCTGGATCAAAGTTAGAAGCGTCCATGCATTGCATTAACTTACTTGCCGCTTCTTCGAGTTCGGCGGTTTCATCTTCTGGCATTTGGCAGCATGCGGCGACAAGATTCTCACCTCGCACTGAAAGAAGTATGAGGTTTTCGGCACGTTGTATTATCTCCTGAGGAACACCATTCATTGCAGCGCAGCTACCTCGATGTCAATAATCGTAAACCAGAGTGGATCATACAGACTCACCATGTACCGAAGCTTGAAGTACTTCGACCTTCCCGGAAGCTACATACTTTTAGTCCACTCATAACGCAATTTACTGAGCCGACTTACTTGTATAGATACGTTATTTGGTCGCTGACCTCCACTGCATCTGTATCGATGCGTACTTCCAGGTGTCCGAAAGCAAGTGCTGGCCTTGGCTTGAGTAGTTCCCTCTCGAATAGTTCTATCAGGGGTCAATAATTGGTCGTACATTGAGCAAGGCTATCCACCATGGAAATGCGTAGTGCCAATGACCTTCGGCCTTTCGGGACCTAAGCTCAACAGATGTTCCATGACTGCGCACGCCAACCCAGCTCCATCACTGGTCTCAGTGCCTTTGCCAAACTCGTCGATGATGAGCAGGCTTCGGCGGGTAGCCAGGCTCAGGGCCAACGAGATCTGCTGCAAATCTATCATGAAAGCGCTCTGGATCCGAGACACCGTCTCGCGAGTTGTGACCCTGGAGAGTATCTTGTCGGTTATACCAATCTTTGCGCTGTTTGCTGGTACAAAGCTTCCAATATGCGCCATGTAGACGATCAGAGCAACCTGTTTGAGATACACACTTTTGCCCGAGTAATTGGGGCCTGTCAACACAAGCATGCTTGGATTATCTTTGTGCGCATATGTATGGCGATTAGAAGAGCTAGTGAACTGCTGGAAGTCGGCAGCATAGCGCTGATCAGATGCCCCTGAATGTGTTGGGTCTCCGTCTCCGCCTCTTAGAATTGTATTATTGGCGATGAAGGAAGATACTGTAAGCTCTTGCAGTATATGACTATTAATGTTAGTAGCCTCAACCTGATTCCAAGATTTTGAGACCTACCGTCCTCCTTTGATGTGTATGATGTTTTCATCTGTCATGCTAGGGCGACAGAGCTTATATTTCTTTGCACCTTGCGCCAGGGCAATCAAACTGTCAAGCTCGCCACAAACGTCAGAGCAGGAAGTTAGAAGTTCCTGGTATTGCAGTAGGTGTTGAGCAAGCTCATGACTGATCTCAATCTCGCGATCAGATATGATACCGTAAACGTCGCCAAAGTGATCGTCCATCTCTCGTGTCTCGCTGTTCTTGAAGTACACCTGCTCTTCAGTACTGAACATCCTCTCCCAAGGATTGTCGAAGCTGCCATCGTAGACAGCAGTACCAGTCTCGGGGTCGACTGGAGTCGTGCAGAGAAAGCCTATCTGAGGAAAATAGATGACATTCAAATTTGCGCCTATTCTGATCAGTACCACTGCACGTTTTAAATGCGGTGCATGGCCAGTAAAAAGTGAAACTTAGGTGTATATCCGAGATAAGAACAACTCACGTAGGTCAGAAGGCATTTTTTCGGACAGCTTTCTTGCCACTCGATTGAGAAAGTCATCAAGACTATCCAAAGTCAATTTCATTTGGTCCAGCTCCTCATCGATGCCTGGTATTATGACCGTTCGGCCTTGTTCTACTGAACTCTTCAGATCGATAGTTTCTCTGATTTTTCTTCCGATCTGGGCCAAATGATAGCTTTCAAACGTCGTCAAAACCTTTCAAAATTAGTACTGAGGCAAGTTCGTTCTGTGATACTGCTTTGCGCTTTTGAGCGGTAGGAATGAAGACTTGCCTTATTCTTGATAACCACTAGTTCCCCTCCTAGTACTTCTTGTAACGTATCTTTGATCTTAAGCGCATGAAACACAAACTTTATCAGTCAGATTGATCTGTTCAGTATTTCAAACGCACTGTGACTTACTGCCATGATCGATGTCCATATGCTTTTCGAAAACCCCCGGGCTCCTTTCGTCGAACCGCCCACGCCTTTTCTGAGGTTGATCATCACAACCCGCATGTTGCCAATATTCTTCAGGCTTTGTACGATAGTTTGCAACGCTGACTCATTGTCTGGGCGTGTAAAAATTTCCACCGTGTTCAATCTCTCGTTGATGATATCAAGGTTGAGGCTAGGGCGAAGGAACTGCTGCCGAAGCAAGAACCTGCCCTGCGGTGTTCTTGCAAGATGATGGAATAATCCGTACACCGAAAGGCCTTCTTTTTCGCCCGAGCTAGCTTTAGTCGGGCCTTTGTTGTGTGAACGTGGATGAGATTCGGCACCCATTATTTGTAAAGAGTGCAGCGTATCAGAATTGATAAACATCGTTTCACGAATCGTGAACATCTCCAGAGTTACGACACGAAACATCAGGCGGGCAGTGTGATCACCCGGTAGATACGAGGCAGCACGTCGGCGTTGTATATACGATATCAGTGCGCCAGCGCAGCCTACCTATGTATACATCAGTAAAAATATACTAAAAGAGAGGTCCTCCATACTGTTGAGCGGCTTTCAAGGTCGATCCACCCTGCGAGGCGGAGTAATTGCCCTTGCTGGCCGGCAGAGCTCTCCTCTTCATGGTGGTTCGCAGCAGCAAGCTCTCCCGGAACGTTGAATCTGACACGTGTACCATTCTCTTCGCCCAGTCGAAGGGCTACTAGCTTGGTTCTTGCTGAGTCGTAGTAAAACTCGCTCGGGGGCCTCACTTCGAGTAGATAAGGGAAACGAAACTGGTCGTTGTCACCGCTGCTAGACTCTCCGCTCCTGGCTTCCGGGTCGAAGCACTCGATCACCTTGTCATCAATCTTAGTAGAGACCAAGATCACTGTAGGCTCGATGAAAGTTTTTACTGTGTGTCATTAGTCAAGTACCTGTGTGCCAAGCTAACAACACGCACATGACTCCACGATGTCGATGTCACCGCATTGTATATCTTCCATGAAATACATCTTTTCGTCTCTTGCTACATAATAGCAACACCCCACTGTGCCGCGTTGCGTCAGATCGACGGTCATGATGGTTTCATTCAAAGTATCGTCGTTGCCGTTGATTACATCTAGTGTTTCAGAGCGAGTGTTGAGCGACGTCTCGTCTGGAAGCGACCTATCCTGGACGTGAATATGTGAGCGCCAGCGCGAAGTGGCAGCTGAGGGCGTGATAGATGGACGCCTGGCCGACTTGGAGCTGGAAGTGCTCCAGGAATTGACTGTGCGGTTACTGTGCGAAGCAGCGCTGCTGCGACTTCCTCTATGCCGATAAGGTTGCGTGACGGGAAGTTTGCGCGGCATTCTTGCGGTCGAATAACACCGAGAGTGTTGCTGGTGTTCGTGTACTTGAGGTGAGTGACGGGTATTGTACTAGAAGAAGTTGCGAAGGAGCGCTCGCGTGACGCGTGCCTGCCGCGACAAAAATGTAGAAATATGGGCATGAGTATGAGCAGGGTATTCTGAATTTATGCAATCTCCAGAGAAAAGAAACTGGCTACCTACAAATGCCGATTATGCTACATTATGTACATGTGCTGTAATTGTCTACAGTGTATTTTACAGTCGTATCATCGTTAGTCATGCCACATCAAGCAGAAGCAGCTACAGTCAGGCCTGTGCCATCTTCCTTTATAGAAACCTTGGCTGTATCACCAGTGCGTATCTCGCCTCTTATGATCTTGTCCGCCAGGCCGTTACCAATCTCCCTCGCAATGAGCCTGTTCAGCGGTCGGGCGCCAAACTTCGGATCATATCCCCTGTCGCAAAGCCACTGTTTGGCCTCATCGGGACACTCCAAGACAATCCTACGATCGTCCAGTCGCTGTTGAAGTTCCTTCAAACGGATATCCACAATGTCTCTAAGCGCTTCGCGGGACAGACGACGGAAGATGATGAACTCATCAAGGCGGTTGAGGAATTCGGGTGGGTATGTTGCGGAGACCACGTCCATGACAGCGTTCCGGATTTCCGGCGAGATCTCGCTGGAGTCTTTTTCAACAGCATGCAGGCTCTGATCGCCAACAATGATATCAGCTCCTAGGTTGGATGTCATGACAATGATGGTGTTGCGGAAATCAACTTTGTGGCCCTGTGCATCTGTGAGGAAGCCTTCGTCAAGGACCTGCAGGAGTAGCGTCGAGATGTCTTTGTGTGCCTTCTCCCATTCGTCGAACAAAAGTACCGCATAAGGCTTTCGTCGCACGGCTTCTGTGAGTTGACCGGCGTCCTCGTACCCAACGTAGCCAGCGGGAGAACCAATGAGGCGTGAAACGGTGTGCTTCTCACTGAACTCGCTCATATCGAACCGGATGACAGCTTGGGGCGTGCTGAAGAGATATTCGGCTAATCTCTTGCATACCTCGGTCTTTCCCACACCTGTTGGTCCCAGCATCATAAAAGAAGCGATGGGCCTATTCTCGCCGGAAAGGCCAGCTCTTTGGAGACGAATAGCATT from Pyrenophora tritici-repentis strain M4 chromosome 1, whole genome shotgun sequence encodes the following:
- a CDS encoding MutS, Mismatch repair ATPase (MutS family), with the translated sequence MPRKLPVTQPYRHRGSRSSAASHSNRTVNSWSTSSSKSARRPSITPSAATSRWRSHIHVQDRSLPDETSLNTRSETLDVINGNDDTLNETIMTVDLTQRGTVGCCYYVARDEKMYFMEDIQCGDIDIVESLKTFIEPTVILVSTKIDDKVIECFDPEARSGESSSGDNDQFRFPYLLEVRPPSEFYYDSARTKLVALRLGEENGTRVRFNVPGELAAANHHEEESSAGQQGQLLRLAGWIDLESRSTVGCAGALISYIQRRRAASYLPGDHTARLMFRVVTLEMFTIRETMFINSDTLHSLQIMGAESHPRSHNKGPTKASSGEKEGLSVYGLFHHLARTPQGRFLLRQQFLRPSLNLDIINERLNTVEIFTRPDNESALQTIVQSLKNIGNMRVVMINLRKGVGGSTKGARGFSKSIWTSIMAFVFHALKIKDTLQEVLTTFESYHLAQIGRKIRETIDLKSSVEQGRTVIIPGIDEELDQMKLTLDSLDDFLNRVARKLSEKMPSDLRANLNVIYFPQIGFLCTTPVDPETGTAVYDGSFDNPWERMFSTEEQVYFKNSETREMDDHFGDVYGIISDREIEISHELAQHLLQYQELLTSCSDVCGELDSLIALAQGAKKYKLCRPSMTDENIIHIKGGRHILQELTVSSFIANNTILRGGDGDPTHSGASDQRYAADFQQFTSSSNRHTYAHKDNPSMLVLTGPNYSGKSVYLKQVALIVYMAHIGSFVPANSAKIGITDKILSRVTTRETVSRIQSAFMIDLQQISLALSLATRRSLLIIDEFGKGTETSDGAGLACAVMEHLLSLGPERPKVIGTTHFHGG
- a CDS encoding Tymo-45kd-70kd domain containing protein codes for the protein MGRRPNQLILEYFERGPKLEDASNRYQHTCKSCGEKFPKGRIDSLTNHLVKKCPALPLQDRQRALLQMHELPLPDNMTQTNNANASGTSQMQHGQEMNLPFAPSKQLSALETLAEVSRQHLDLSGKRMAEKQPSQMHNNNNSHNNHHSSHAGLLEEFLIQDDRPDGSDLGGLSHGLDMTNAPTMPSMYQFNGSLHHSPSTSPHMGHMPLSNSNSMAHMVPSLVMAASAANDLMPLTNGMAMESDMNLSHGMHGISDGKFFHPQGRGQWPNIQPNSLDPMLQDHGKEQMQATEMHKGMGHPRPLAMNPGNQTHFTTDFSMNQKPAKPKVRGRFTDTRRKEVQEVRKRGACIRCRMLKKPCSGENPCNTCQNVESARLWKQPCIRTRIAEEFGLYSAGLHSVLAFHATNQAKGQIRLDQTPGRIEASHFPDSATFVTFIPLKCQQSQAAQNTDIDPAIFAGLSSPDLELIDGDDDVSGKLDHYIKKMGGHFSDTEDSDFMRATVHSAKSIASSSQDGLISKALELWNLTRILTSRNFEWHIFSNPSLAPTMAPAILAPADIEDGIRTPITSLEHAASYNLITMQLMGATEKRAACLARIVMNDLERRLLQRQQANPFETFLVAVMLLACVERMCWLFRSWELPFDKNPNDTIDGTFKQQQSLDADLASALQSNSSPSAADDIINHQSPRNPRWPLDKSPSSFSQQGDKFSDILNMLLKMRGVPPKPTPRSPDGVLAVWSENTNDKAREWYDGIAVTAQMLDDRANALFVGEEPKEWELKFVGKIIRGD